TTTTTAAGTGTGCCGTCCTCATCGGAAAACTTCCTATCAATATTCGAAAAAGACTTCTCGAATATTTCCATAAAGTCATCACCATAAATATTGCGGACAATAGCCATGATTTCAATGATGTCCGGGAACTTGCCATATAGTTCCTTCAATGGCATGGCCCCTGAAAAAACAGCATTATTATCTGGCTCATAGCTTTCCATTAGGGCGAGTAATATACCTTCTCCTTCTTCCGTAAGTTGGATATACGTATTTCTTTTGTCGCTTTCCTTTTTGGAAAACTTTAAATAACCGCGTTCCTCAAGCTTCTTCGAGAAATTGAAAGCAGTGGACACATGCATGACGCCAAACTTAGCAACATCAGAAATCGAAGCTCCATTCAAATGATAAGCGATCCATAAGATATGATGCTCATTGATATTAAGGTCGAATGGTTTGATCCATTGCTGCCAGTCCTTCTCTACAGACTTCCATAAGGCTTTGCTCAGCTGGGCAATTCTTTGACTAAACATCATTGCTTCTTTCATAGAATAATTTTTATCTCCCATTCTCATATTCACCTACTTTATTGTTTCTATTTTCATTATGCCAATAAAACAAAAATTAATAAAGATATAAATTTACAAAATTTTTTGAATTTGTTAAATTCCATCTAAAGTCGGGTTGTTTTTATGTAATGATTTAATTGTCATAACAAAATTGCTATTTGCATAATATATCTTTCTTGATAAAAAAAGAAAATCCTTCCCACCGAAAAAAAAATAACTTTAGGGGAAGGATTGTTCTGATTAGTTTTCTTTTGAATTTTCAGCTGCCAATTCGGTTTCCAAATCTTTAATTGAATCCTCA
This portion of the Mesobacillus sp. S13 genome encodes:
- a CDS encoding HTH-type transcriptional regulator Hpr is translated as MGDKNYSMKEAMMFSQRIAQLSKALWKSVEKDWQQWIKPFDLNINEHHILWIAYHLNGASISDVAKFGVMHVSTAFNFSKKLEERGYLKFSKKESDKRNTYIQLTEEGEGILLALMESYEPDNNAVFSGAMPLKELYGKFPDIIEIMAIVRNIYGDDFMEIFEKSFSNIDRKFSDEDGTLKKIDPAEKEYA